The Dermacentor albipictus isolate Rhodes 1998 colony chromosome 2, USDA_Dalb.pri_finalv2, whole genome shotgun sequence genome has a segment encoding these proteins:
- the LOC135895906 gene encoding sodium-dependent dicarboxylate transporter SdcS-like, which produces MEASHASSTSRSVLISDALRKYKIIVGYLVFVAMLVGVFIAKDRLLQCSLAVGGIVVLWTLEPIPYHVASFVPLVVFPLSNLIPAKEVAMRYMNDDIIRALSGLFISILLQTSKLNRRMALYLLLAVGTSVRWLLLVYMWLVFLFAMFVTDAAVTAIMISLVDTLVAEVYASKVRVRVVKLNKANEEARLKQQQAAAAAGAEQEARAALEGQDIAPYADYDHVLHEEQTHCAILRKAFMLALSYAAVSGTAVLLANRPCFILEALLLDQYNYGISLTKWVAVNAAFGLVTLVFGWLFVFYTFLRKYDEDGAEDSTAAKEVCRSKLEQLGEMTLNEMTVTGLFFLCLALWVTRQPHIIHGWQDHLGLRLVSESTVGFFVVILAFLLPSDFHNFELKNRILKWNDVYHKMPWGVIFVMSGNIAISYALGECGVFRALMDWSRQLSANAVWAELFFLFLTSIASEVTTVKDRLPEFYYIAGNVSQLTDMHPLRLMLPVSAASEFNYMMPSSGARNAIIFEISYISALEMILPGLLMKIVSCFLYLGILNSVGDIMMGDEVLAVVNTTIAATVASTSSASVSVSARSLLFDNKL; this is translated from the exons ATGGAGGCCTCGCACGCGTCCAGCACGAGCCGCTCGGTGCTCATCTCGGACGCGCTGCGCAAGTACAAGATCATCGTCGGCTACCTCGTCTTCGTCGCCATGCTCGTCGGCGTCTTCATCGCCAAGGACCGGCTGCTGCAGTGCAGCCTGGCCGTGGGCGGCATCGTGGTGCTCTGGACGCTCGAGCCCATCCCCTACCACGTGGCCTCGTTCGTGCCCCTGGTGGTGTTCCCGCTCTCCAACCTCATCCCGGCCAAGGAGGTCGCCATGAGATACATGAAC GACGACATCATCCGGGCGCTGTCGGGCCTGTTCATCTCCATCCTGCTGCAGACGTCCAAGCTGAACCGGCGCATGGCGCTGTACCTGTTGCTCGCGGTGGGCACCAGCGTGCGATGGCTCCTGCTGGTGTACATGTGGCTCGTGTTCCTGTTCGCCATGTTCGTGACCGACGCCGCGGTGACTGCCATCATGATCTCGCTCGTGGACACCCTGGTGGCCGAGGTGTACGCCAGCAAGGTGCGCGTGCGCGTCGTCAAGCTCAACAAGGCCAACGAGGAGGCCAGGCTCAAGCAGCAGCAGGCCGCGGCTGCGGCCGGAGCCGAACAGGAGGCCCGCGCGGCGCTCGAGGGGCAGGACATCGCGCCCTACG ccgaCTACGATCACGTGCTGCACGAAGAGCAGAC GCACTGCGCCATCctccgcaaggcgttcatgctgGCCCTGAGCTACGCCGCGGTCAGCGGGACGGCCGTTCTGCTGGCGAACCGACCCTGCTTCATCCTCGAGGCGCTCCTGCTGGA CCAGTACAACTACGGGATCAGCCTGACCAAGTGGGTGGCCGTGAATGCAGCCTTCGGACTGGTCACTCTGGTCTTCGGCTGGTTGTTCGTGTTCTACACTTTCCTGCGGAAGTA CGATGAAGACGGGGCCGAGGACTCCACCGCCGCCAAGGAAGTTTGCCGCAGCAAGCTTGAACAGCTCGGGGAGATGAC GCTGAACGAGATGACTGTGACTGGTCTCTTCTTCCTCTGCCTGGCACTGTGGGTGACCAGACAACCACACATCATCCACGGCTGGCAGGACCACCTCGGTCTTCG GCTGGTGAGCGAGTCGACGGTGGGCTTCTTCGTGGTGATCCTGGCGTTCCTGCTGCCCTCGGACTTCCACAACTTTGAGCTGAAGAACCGCATCCTCAAGTGGAACGACGTCTACCACAAGATGCCCTGGGGCGTCATCTTCGTCATGTCCGGAAACATCGCCATCTCGTACGCGCTAGGG GAGTGCGGCGTGTTCAGGGCCCTGATGGACTGGTCACGGCAGCTGTCGGCCAACGCGGTCTGGGCTGAgctcttcttcctcttcctgaCGTCCATCGCCTCCGAGGTGACCACCGTCAAGGACAGGCTGCCAGAGTTCTACTACATCGCGGGCAACGTG AGCCAGCTGACCGACATGCACCCGCTGAGGCTCATGCTCCCGGTGTCGGCGGCGTCCGAGTTCAACTACATGATGCCGTCGTCGGGCGCGAGGAACGCCATCATCTTCGAGATCTCCTACATCTCCGCGCTGGAGATG ATTCTGCCGGGCCTGCTGATGAAGATCGTCTCGTGCTTCCTCTACCTGGGCATCCTCAACTCGGTCGGCGACATCATGATGGGCGACGAGGTGCTCGCGGTTGTCAACACCACGATCGCAGCCACGGTGGCGTCCACCTCCTCGGCCAGCGTGTCCGTTTCCGCCAGGAGCTTGCTGTTCGACAATAAACTCTGA